TTACTTCTTGGTTTGACACGCCATTTTACCACATTTTATACAAAGATAGAGATGATACCGAAGCACAACATTTTATGGATACGCTTACGGATTATTTGAACATTCCGGAAAATGGAAAAATACTGGATTTGGCTTGTGGCCGTGGTAGACATGCAGTGTACTTAAACTCTCTAGGCTTTGATGTTACAGGTGCCGATTTGAGCGAAAATAGCATTAGCTACGCCAAACAGTTTGAAAATGACACCTTACATTTTGATGTGCACGATATGTGTAAGCCTTACAACAAACCCTTTGATGCTATTTTTAATTTATTCACTAGTTTTGGGTATTTTGAGAAAGATGCATACAATTTACATACCATAAATGCAATTAAAACCGATTTAAATGAAACCGGATTTGGCGTTATAGATTTTATGAATAGTGAATTTGTTATAGACAATTTAGTGCCCGAAGAAGTAAAAACGGTTGATGGTATAAATTTCAACTTAAAACGTTATGTGAAGGATGGCTATATTGTAAAAAACATTAGCTTTACTGCCGATGGTGAAGATTTCGAGTTTCAAGAACGCGTTAGGGCTTTTACTTTAGCCGACTTTGAAGCGTTTTTTGAGCAAGCTGGTGTTTTTTTGTTAGATATTTTTGGCGATTATAAATTGCATAAATACAACGCCAAAACATCCGAGCGTTTAGTGATGATTTTTAAATAATATTAATTTAATTTTAAGCAGGTTTTATTTTAAATGAACAAATTTCTGTTTCCAATTCTGGCTGTTATTCTAGGCTTTATTTTAGCGAATGTTACTAAAAATCAAAAATCTTGGAATAACAAGCTACTGCTCTCTTTCAGTGGCTCGTTTTTATTAGCATTAACTCTTTTTGAATTACTTCCTGAAGTATACGAGCACTTAGACTCCAAACGTTCTGGGCTATTTATTATGTGCGGTATTATGCTCCAAATTGTATTGGAGTTGTTTTCTAAAGGTGCCGAACATGGGCATGTACACATCCATAAACACGCCACCGTTTTTCCATGGTCGTTGTTTATTAGTTTGTGTATTCATAGTTTTTTAGAAGGTTTTTCTATTCATGACCACAATGATATGGTTTACGGTATTTTGGTACATAAAATTCCTATTGCAACCTTAATCACCATGTTTTTACTTCAATCTAGTTATACTAAAACACAAATAGCCGGCTTTTTATTAGTTTTTGCTTTTATGACGCCTTTAGGCACTTATATAGGCAATACTTGGGAAGCTGTTGCGGCATATTCACAAATTATTAATGCTTTTGTTATAGGTATCTTTTTTCATATTTCTACCACCATTTTATTTGAAAGCGGCGAAGGGCATAAATTTAATTTATCTAAATTTATATCTATTGTTGTAGGTGTTGGAGTGGCATATTTGATTTGAGGCTTTAGACAAAATTATAAACTTTGAAGCCCTAAGCTTTGAAACTTTGAATCTTTTAAAAATGTTTTCAAAAGAAGAATCTAGATTATTACGTCAAGAATTTTGGACAAGTTTTGGGAAATCGTTTCCTAGAAAATGGATTTTGTACGACACGAAATTAAAAGGATTTAGTTTTAAATTTCATTTTGATACAAAAACAGCATTGGTGGCTATTGACTTGGAGGACGATTTAGAATTCCGAATAAAGTATTGGGAAAAACTGCTGGCTTTAAAATCAATTCTTTTAGACGATTTTTTACCTGAAGCTATTTTTGAAGAAGCTTATTTTCTTGAAAACGAAAAAGAAATTTCTAGAATTTACATACCCTTAGAACAAAAAGTCTCTATTCATAACAAAAATACTTGGCGTGATGTTATGGAATTCTTTAATGAAAAGATGAACTTATTTGAAGCTTTTTTTGAGGAGTATAAAGATGTGATTGAGGGTTGAAGCTTTAGGCAAAATTGTTAATTGTTAATTTTCAATCGCTTTTACCATTTCATAATCGTCCATTATAAAGCCATTGCCAATATCTGTAACTATTTCTTTGGTTTTAATAAATCCCATTTTTTTATAAGCAAGAATAGAAGAAGTATTAAACTTATTCACATGCAGTATTACTTTTTTCAGTTGGAATGAGTTCGTCAATTCCGTAACATATTGCATCGCTGCTTTTCCTATTTTCTTTCCACGATAATCATTTAACACATACAGTTTACTTAGAAATAGAAAATCAATTTCTTTTTTAACCCCTAGATAGCCTACAGGAATATTATTATAAGTGATACAAAAAAACAAAAATCCTTGATTAACTTGATCTTCTAATGCCTGCACTGAATTATATTTAATAAGCATATACTCAATTTGTTCTAAACTAATTATTGATATGTAATGCTCAAGCCAAATAATATCAGCCAGCTTTGAAATACTTTTAAAATCAGTTAAACTTAATGCTGGTTTTATTTTAATCATAAACTATTCCGTAAAAATCAATAATAAAATGAAAAACAATGAGATTCATGCTTTTGAAGGAATGAAAAAAAGATCAATTAAATAACATAAAAGAATATCATAAAAAAATGAAATACTGCGCCAGCAAGCACAAATAAATGCCAAATAACATGATTATAAGGAATTTTCTTTATCGCATAAAATATAATACCAACAGTATACGATAATCCACCAGCAAATAATAGCAATATACCATTACTCTCCATTTGTATTGAAAGGTTTGTGAAATCGAACACAATAAGCCACCCCATTACTAAATATAACAACGTTGAAAATATTTCGAACCTTCCCGTAAAGAACAGTTTTAAAATAACGCCAAAAAAAGCGATACCCCATACTATATAAAATAAGGTCCACCCTAAACTTTGGGGTAACGTAATTAATAATATAGGTGTATAAGTTCCCGCAATAAGAAAGTAAATACTAATGTGATCTACAATGCGGAAGTAATGTTTTTTAACTTCGTCTTTTACAGAATGAAATACCGTTGAAGCGGTAAACAAAGTAATAATAGAAATGCCATAAACAATAACACTAAATAAACTCCAATCCGTTTTATAGCTGTTGAAAATAATAAGAGAAACCAATCCTAAAACACCAAAAACAGCTCCAATGGCATGAGAAATGGCATTTAATAGCTCTTGAAATGGTGTTTGTTTATGAATGGACAACTTTTATTTTTTCTGCTTATCTAACCAAATTTCAGTTAATTCGTAAAAATTATATTCTTCTGCTGCTTTTTGTCTAACCAATAATCCATCTTTAAAACTGCGTTGTAATATATCTTCAATAAGATAATCTTCATATACATTTTTAGGGTCGAAAAGTTTTTTTAAGGAAATATCGAACATACTGGCGGTTGTATTGTACCAAAAGGCACGCCAACCACTTCGGAGTTCTTTAACGAGTCCAAACGTTGTTTTACCCGTTTGCCTATGTATTAACTTTACTAAAATTTGACCTTCGGTACGTGATAATTTTTTCAATTCATCAGAAAACTCGCCTTCAATATATTTTTGAATCATTTTAGTGTAACGTCGCTTCTCACTTGCTTTTTTCATCGACTCCAACCTTGTACTTAAAGAATCCAACCTTTCAGAAGCTAATTTGGCATAGGGATATACTTTAAGTGTTTTCCGGCGTAAGATCAAATACTTAATACGGTCTGCATTACTAGGAAATTTTAAATCGCCAAGTATATAAATAGGATTTAAATTGACTATAGTTTGAGGTACCGAATCGCCCTCAATAAACATGTATTGATATTCCGAAGCATCCTCATCATCATCTTTAGCTTGGGCAAAGAAAAAAATAGGACAAACTAAAAATAGATATATTATAAAATTCTTCATAAAAACATTGGAGCAATAATCTACCAAATTTAACAAATTACACTATTAAACCATTTTTTTTACCTATTTATTTTATTGATAAAAAAAATTCAGACGCAACCTAAGACAATTAAAATAATTATTAACTATATAAAACAATAATTATTTTAATTATGTTAGTTTGTATTTAATATTATTAATTTAGTGCAAAACTTTAATAAAAGACGATGAAGAGCATTTTAAACAAAAAGTCTATGGACTTTTTAGAATCATATTTAAACAATGCAGCGCCTACAGGATATGAATGGACTGGGCAAAAACTGTGGATGGATTACTTAAAACCTTATGTTGATGAGTTTATTACAGATACCTATGGTACAGCTGTAGGCATTATAAACCCGAAAGCAAAATATAAAGTTGTTATTGAAGGCCATGCAGATGAAATTTCTTGGTATGTGAATTATATTTCGGATAACGGATTGATTTATGTTATTAGAAATGGTGGAAGCGATCACCAAATAGCGCCGAGTAAGGTTGTAAATATTCACACAAAAAATGGCATTGTAAAAGGTGTTTTTGGTTGGCCAGCCATCCACACAAGAGACAAATCGAATGAAGAAGCTCCTAAACCTGATAATATTTTTATCGATTGCGGTTGTAAAACCAAAGAAGATGTTGAAACATTAGGTGTACATGTTGGTTGCGTTATCACCTACCCAGATGAATTCCATATTTTAAACGGTGATAAATTTGTATGTCGTGCATTAGATAACCGCATGGGTGGTTTTATGATTGCCGAAGTGGCTCGTTTATTAAAAGAAAATAAAAAAACATTGCCTTTCGGACTTTACATTGTTAATGCTGTACAAGAAGAAATTGGTTTACGTGGTGCCGAAATGATTACGCAAACCATTAAACCCAATGTGGCTATTGTTACCGATGTTACTCACGATACCACTACACCCATGATTGAAAAGAAATCACAAGGCGATTTAGAAATGGGTAAAGGCCCAGTAATTGCTTATGCACCCGCGGTACAACAAAAGCTTCGTGATTTAATTACAGATACGGCCGAAGCTAAAAAAATACCATTTCAACGCAACGCTTTGTCGCGTGCAACAGGTACTGATACCGATGCTTTTGCTTATAGTAATGGCGGTGTTGCTTCTGCTTTAATTTCATTACCACTTCGCTACATGCACACCACTGTAGAAATGGTACATAGAGAAGATGTAGAAAACGTTATAAAACTTATTTACGAAAGTTTACTTAATATAGAAGAGGGAGAAACCTTTAGTTATTTTAAATAATTTTTAATTTAAACGTCATTGCGAAGAGGTACGACGAAGCAATCTGTTGGTTCTTTGTTCCATACTAAACTTTAGAATAAGTTTCATAAGATTGCTTCGCTCTTTTTCTAGTAAAAAAGCTCGTAATGACGTTTCATAATTCTTTATGGACGAATACATAGACATTGTAGATAAGCAAGGAAACCCCACAGGAAAATCGGAACTAAAATCAATAGTTCACCAAAAAGGATATTTCCACCATACGTCACATGTTTGGTTTTACACTAAAAATGGAGAGGTGTTATTATCACAACGTTCAGCAAAAAAAACTATTTGTCCGCTTATGTGGGATGTGTCAGTTGCAGGACATATAGATGCAGGTGAAACTCCTAAACAAGCTGCCATTAGAGAAGCTGAGGAAGAAATAGGCCTCATAATTTCAGAAAATAAATTACAATCTATTGGTGTTTTCGAATGTTTTCAAACTTATGATAATGGTATGGTAGATAATGAATTTCACAACACCTTTATTGCCGAAATTTCAGTCCCGCTTTCAAAATTAACACTCCAAGAAGAAGAGGTTGAAGCTTTAAAATTTGTTACGCTAGATGCCTTTAAAAAACTAATAAAAAATATTGGGGAAGATAATCACTTTGTGCCTTCTAATAAAGCTTATTACGAGTTGGTGTGGCAAAATATTATAAAAAAAACAGCTTAATTCAACCACATGAATCTACTCATTTTTGCCATTGCTCCTATTTTTATTGTTATCTTCTATATCTATTTAAAAGATAAATATGAGAAAGAGCCTAAACGTTTATTATTATATAATTTTTTATTAGGTGCCATCGTTAGCATTCTTATTACAATCATTATGTACTATGGTTTTAATATATTCCTCCCTATTACTGATCAAACTAGTGTTTTACAACAATTTATAAAAGCATTTTTTGTAGTTGGTTTTACCGAGGAGTTAAGTAAATACCTTATAGTTCTTTATTACTCACAAACTCATAACGAATTTGATGAACCTTTTGACGGGATTGTTTACGCTGTTATGGTATCGATGGGTTTTGCTGCAACCGAAAATATTTTTTATGTGCTAGAAGGCGGAATAACAACAGCTTTTTTAAGAGCATTAACAGCAGTACCTGCACATGCTACTTTTGGAGTATTAATGGGTTACTTTATGGGGAAGGCTAAATTTTCGAAGAATAAAATTATTCTAAATTTAGCAGGCTTATTACTCGCTATATTATTTCATGGCACCTACGACTTTTTCTTATTTATAGATTTCATTCCTGGTGTTTGGATAGGAGCCTTTATTTCGCTATTTATTGGTGTTCTATTATCTAGAAAAGCCATAAAAAGTCATCAATTAAACTCTAATTTTAAAGTTTAATACTTATAAATCTTATAAAAATGGATGTTTCAAAAGAATTAATAAAAGCTACAAACTTACTTTTAGAAATAGCATCACTACTCATGGTTTCTGGAGCCAATACAATAAGAGTCAATTTGAGCATCAATAGATTTGCTGCTGGGTTAAATTTTAAAACCTCATGCTTTATAAGTCATAAAAGTATTATTATGACATTATATCAAGAAGATTCTACTCTAAGCTGTACAAGAGTAAAAAACATTCCACCACATGCTATCAATTTTTCTATCATTTCAGCCATTAGTAAAGCCAGTTGGGGTGCCATAAACGAAAACTGGACACTTAAACAAATTTCTAATGAAATTGAAAAAATAAGAACCCAAAAAAGATATTCGAAACTAACCGTTCTTATAGCTGTAAGTTTTGCCGGTGCTGGTTTTTGCAATATTTTTAAAGGTGATTATTTAAACATGCTTGTGGCATTTATTAGTACATTTATTGGACTACTGGTTTTTCAGTTAACCCATAAAGAAAAGTTCAATGTATATATCCGTATATTTTTTAGTTCTTTTATAGCCTCGCTATGTGCAGGAATTGGCATTATTTATAATATTGGTGCGAACCCTCAAACAGCTTTAGCTACATCTATTTTATTCTTAGTTCCTGGTGTTGCACTCATTAATTCATTCACCGATTTATTAGATAATAATATAATAAATGGTATGGTACGTTTTACAACAGGACTTATGACCGTACTTGCCATTGCGCTAGGTTTATTTATAACCATGCTAATTTTTCAATTAAACTGATATGATGGAAATAATCTTGAAATTATTAGAAGTTGCTGCTTGGTCTGGAGTGGCTGCTATAGGTTTTGGAATACTTTTTAACATTCCAAAAGGAACCATTATTACTGTTTTTATTTTAGGGTTTACTGCTGGCTTAATTAAATTTACCCTCTTAAAATTTAATCTAAACATTGTATTGTCCACTTTTATTGCCGTGCTTTTTGTGGCTGTAGTTAGTATGCCCATTTCTCATAAAATACATCATCCTCCAGTGGTTTTTTGCATTCCACCTGTAATACCTATGATTCCAGGTTACTTTGCTTATGAAACCGTTTTATCTGTTATGAATTTTATTTTTATAGAAAAAGATATTGTTAAAAGAATAGCTCTTATAGATTCTATTTTTTATAATGGATTTACCATGTTTTTTATATTAATTTCAATAACTGCTGGGATTTCGTTACCTATGCTTTTATTGAGAAAAAGTACGGTTAAAAAGATTGATTTAGCATGAAATTAAATCTATAAAAAAAAGCAAACCAAATGGCTTGCTTTTTTTATATAGAAATTCTTGTATTAGCAGAAATTTATTAAATGTGTAAAGCTCTATCGTCTGTTGCCGCTAAAGCAGCTTCTTTAATGGCTTCTGTAAATGTTGGATGTGCATGACTCATGCGCGATACATCTTCAGCCGATGCTCTAAATTCCATAGCAACAACAGCTTCTGCAATCATATCTGCTGCACGTGCACCAATCATGTGTACGCCTAAAATTTCATCTGTTTTCTTATCTGCTAAAATTTTAACGAAACCATCCAAATCCATACTTGCTCTACTTCTACCTAAAGCACGCATAGGAAAAGAACCTACTTTGTATTCTACTCCAGCATCTTTCAATTGCTCTTCGGTTTGACCTACAGCAGCAACTTCTGGCCAAGTGTAAACAACACCCGGAATTAAGTTATAATCGATATGTGGTTTTTGTCCAGCTAAGGTTTCAGCAACAAACACGCCTTCTTCCTCTGCTTTGTGAGCTAACATAGCTCCTTTTACCACATCTCCTATTGCGTAAATGTTTGATGCACTTGTTTGTAAATGATTGTTAACTTCAATTTGGCCTCTATCAGTTAATTTTACGCCCGCTGCGTCAGCATTCAAGCCATCGGTATACGGACGACGACCAACAGCTACTAAGCAATAATCACCTTTAAACTCAATTTCTTCTCCTTTTTTATTGTCGGCTTTCACAATGACTTCATCACCTACACGCTCAACCGATTTCACTTTATGAGATATGTTAATACTAAATTTTTGTTTCTTCAATACTTTATTAAGTTCTTTTGAAAGACCAGAATCCATCGTTGGAATGATACGATCCATAAACTCAACTACAGATACTTCAGCACCTAAACGTTTGTAAACTTGGCCTAATTCTAAACCAATAACACCACCACCAATAACAATTAGATGTTTTGGTATTTCTTTAAGTTTTAAAGCTTCGGTAGATGTTATGATACGTTCTTTATCAATATTTATAAAGGGCAGACTTGAAGGTTTACTTCCAGTTGCTATAATCGTGTTTTTAGCTTCAATTTCAATAGTTTCTTCACCAGAAATTGTAATATGAGTTGCATCTTTAAAGCTTCCTAAACCTTGATAGACATCAATGTTATTCTTCTTCATTAAAAAATCAATACCACCAGTTGTTTGGTCTACCACAGCTTGTTTACGGGCAATCATTTTTTCAAGGTTCACTTTAATGTCTCCAGGAATTTCGATACCATGTTCTTCAAAATGCTTGATGGCATCTTCATAATGGTGAGAAGAGTCTAAAAGTGCTTTACTTGGAATACAACCTACGTTTAAGCAAGTACCGCCAAGAGAATTGTACTTTTCTATAATGGCTGTTTTCATGCCCAATTGTGCGCAACGAATGGCTGCCACATAGCCTCCAGGTCCTGAGCCAATAATGGCTACATCGTATGAATTCATATTATATTATTGAAGTTCGTTTATAAAAATTTGAATACAAAAATACAAATGTTTTGCGGTAAGACAATAAAAAAGAAATCTTAAATAACAGTAATTACTATTTATATTACATTCAAAATAATACCCGTTACAGATGAGAATCTTTTAAACCGACTCATTTTATTTCAACAATTATTTATTCGTTTTTATATCATTAAGTATCCAATCTAACTCAGGATCTTTATGCTGTTTTCGATCTTCAATAGTAGGAACAATAGCAACATCTGGTATGATGCCATAACCATTTGGAATTTGTTTATAAGGCGCTTCAATTTGCATTAATCCTATTCTTATGTTTAATTTAGAGTTTGGCATTTCGTAAATTTTATAAATACCAGCAACACAACCGTTATAAGCGCCACCAGTTTCTTCTCCTACAAAAACAGCTCTTTTATTAGCTTTCAAATGAGTTGACAGCAACGACGATGCTGAGAAAGAATTCCCATTAGTTATGACATACAATAATCCCTTATAATTTAATTCTTTAGGTTCTTTTTCTTTTGAAAACCTGAATTTATAATAAATTTTACCATCACTTTTATTTGTTTTCATCAAGTTTTGAGCGATAATAAACGGAGAAAGGACAACAGTTGATGCTTTAACTATAAACGGCGTAGTGTTGCTCATTAAAGATTTAAAATAAGGCAAACGGCTGTTTACTTCACTTTCTTCAACTAACTTATAATTCTTGTTCGTTAAAAAAGAATAGAGATAATCTATTTCTGCGATTCTTCCTCCTCCATTATCACGTAAATCCAAAATAAGATGTTCAGTTTTTAGTGAATCCAGTTTCTTGAAACTTTCTTTATAAAACTTCTTGTAATTACCATTAGTAAAGCTTCTCATTTTCATGTATGCAACTACACTATCTTTTCCTATGAAATCAAAATTTCGAGTATACTCTTTTTTGGCTTCTATAAAACCTCGCTTTCTATTTTCTTTACGCTTCTTTTTGGCTGCCAAACGGTTTTGACGCTTTTCTTCCTTACTCATTTTTAGAGGTATTATTGGAGCAATGGAATCGTTGTTTTTGGATTTTTCAGCTTTTAAAATACGTCTAAACGTTTTTGTAAACAGCGAATCTTTTTGTTTAAACTCAATGTCAAGACTGTCTAAAAAACCTTTGTCTTTGTAATAATACGTAGAAAAATGATTGCCCACGGCCCTGTTGTACAAGGTTTGATTATATCCATCAGAAGAAAATAGACTTTTGTATAGTTGAACTAAGTTTGTGGCAGTATCACCTTCAATTTTAAAAACTTCGTTTCCAATAACGGTTGAATCGTTTCCTTTGGTACCTACTACCCAAAGTTTGTTATCTAGATATTCAAATTCTAAATCATAAAATTCAAATTTTCGTTTCATTAATGCTTTTTTCTCTTTTTTTGTGAAACGCTTGCTTACCGAACCTACCGATATATGCCCTTGTTTTATTTGAGCCACCACAGGTGCCAATTTTTTATAAAACTCGCGTGATGGTATTGCAATTGTTATCGCTTTTTTTAAACTATCGAACTTAAAGTCTAAAATTTCCTTACTAGTATATTCATACAATTTGGGATGGTGTTTTTTTAATTGATTATAAACCTTATCGACATCACTTCTTAAACTCTCAACAGTGTGTAACTTTGTAATTTGCTCGTTATGTTTTTTAATGTTTCCGCAAGACACGAAAAACATTAAAACAACAAGAAACAGGAATTGTTTTTTCATACACTATACTACTATTTTAAGCTCTTGTAAATTACTCGTATTTTAATCAATCCAAAAAGGATTTAAATTTATTTAACGTTTCAATAAAAAGGAATGTGAGTCTAAAAATAAATTTATGTAGTTTTGTGGTCGATGCAAAAAAAAATAAACATACAAAACAAAAAAGCACGCTTTCTATATGAAATTTTAGATAAGTATACCGCTGGTATTGTACTAACGGGTACCGAAATAAAATCGATTAGAAGCAGTAAAGCCTCAATCGCAGAAAGTTTTTGTGAGTTTAATGAAAAAGGAGAGCTTTTTGTAATTAATGCCACCATTGAAGAATATGCTTTTGGTAATTATTACAACCACCGTCCAAAAGCGGAACGGAAATTGCTTCTAAATAAGCGAGAACTTAAAAAATTACATAAAGAAGTTCAAAACTCGGGGCTTACTATTATTCCGCTGCGTTTGTTTATTAATGAAAAAGGTTATGCCAAAATGGACATTGCTTTAGCTAAAGGTAAAAAGCTTTTTGATAAACGAGAAACCATAAAAGACCGCGATAGTAAACGCGATTTAGACCGTATAAAGAAAAACTTTAAATAAATTACTAATATACATATAGGTAACTAATCTGTTTAAAAATGATAAAAAAATTGCTCCTACTGGTTTTAATTTCTTTTGTATCTGTAAACATACAATCTCAAGAAAAAGGTAAAGATGCGGCCAAAGATTATACGGAGAACGTATTAACTATAGACAGTACTATCAATTCTTTATATGCAGTTATTTCGGGTGAAAAGGGCAAAAAAAGAGATTGGACACTTTTTAAATTTTTATTTCACCCAGATGGCAAATTAATTACTTCGGGCAAAAATAATGAAAGAGCATTTCAAATACGCTATATGAAACCAGACGATTATGTTAAAAGTTCTGGGAAATGGATAGTAGATAATGGTTTTATTGAAAAAGAAATTCACAGAACAGTTGATGCTTTTGGTAACATGGCACATGTGTTTAGCACATTTGAATCGTTTCACAGTAAAACTGATGAGGAACCTTTTATGCGAGGTATTAACAGTATCCAATTACTTAACGACGGTAAACGCTGGTGGATAATTAATGTGTTTTGGGATAACGAAAACCGAAGAAACCCAATACCTAGAAATTATTTACCGAAATAAAAACGTTAGTTGGTTAGTCGTTTTTTATTAAGTTGTGTGGATTAAACAACTCCACACAACTTAACAATTAATTCTTATCCTCTAACAATGGCACAAAACGGAATTCACCAAACTCGTGTTGTTCAAATTCTTTGATATCTTTTCTAATAAAAAGTGTCATAATTTGCACATCATCTCCAACAGGTATTACCAACCTACCACCTATTTTTAACTGACTTAATAAGGGCTTAGGCACAAAAGGTGCACCAGCCGTTACTATAATACTATCAAAAGGTGCTTGTTCTTTTAGGCCTTTATAACCATCTCCAAAAATAAGCTTCTTTGCGCGGTATCCTAATTTGGGTAAGAAATGATTCGTTTTTTTAAACAGCTCAAGTTGACGTTCTATACTATATACTTTAGCCCCTAATTCGCATAAAACAGCTGTTTGGTAACCGCTTCCTGTACCTATTTCTAGAATTTTATCTTCTTTTTTTACTTGCAATAATTCGGTTTGAAAAGCCACGGTATAAGGTTGCGAAATGGTTTGGTCTGCCGCAATAGGAAATGCTTTATCTTGATAGGCATGATCTAAAAAACCAGAATCCATAAACAAATGCCTAGGTATATTACCAATAGCCTTTAAAACGGCTTCATTTTTTATTCCTTTGTTTACTAATACATTAACTAACTGCTGGCGTAATCCTTTATGCTTAAAAGTATCTTTCAATGTTGGTTTGGTTTGAAGGTTAAAATTACTCAAACATTTTAAGCTTAAAAAGTTTAAATAGAAATTAATTTTATGTTGTTTTTAATCTGTTAATTACAAATTAAATATGACTACAATTTTCATAAAAGTATTTAAACGTGAGATGAACAAGACTTTTAGCAAATAGGCCCGCGTTAGGGGTTGAAGCAAGCTACCATGTAGCGCGGAAAACCCGACCCGAAGGGGAACGCACTAATATTTTTTTAACTAAAATTTCGTGTATAATAGTCAAATTCATGTTCTAAATATCTTATTTTTGTTGAAAACGTAACATATGATGCTAAAAGCTGGAGTACTTGGTGCTGGCCACCTTGGAAAAATTCATTTAAGACTTCTTAAACAATCTGATAAATATGAGCTTGTTGGTTTTTATGATGCCGATGAAAACAACGGCAAAAAAGTAGAAGCTGAATTTGGATATAAATTTTTCAATTCTATTGATGCTCTTATTGATGCTGTAGATATGGTAGATATTGTAACGCCTACCCTATCGCATTACGATTGTGCCAAAAAAGCTATTGCAAAAGGAAAACATATTTTTATTGAAAAACCTATAACAAATACCGTTGAAGAAGCTGAACATATTAGAGAACTTCTTGCTGAAAATAACCTGAGAGGGCAAGTTGGCCATGTAGAACGGTTTAACCCAGCATATTTAGCGGTGAAAGATGAGATAAAATCACCCATGTTTATAGAATCACACCGCTTAGCGGAATTTAACCCGCGTGGTACCGATGTGCCTGTGGTATTGGATTTAATGATTCATGACATTGACATTATTTTAAGTGTTGTAAAATCGAAAGTAAAAAACATTAGCGCTAGTGGTGTGGCAGTAATTAGTAACTCGCCCGATA
The genomic region above belongs to Mariniflexile litorale and contains:
- a CDS encoding protein-L-isoaspartate(D-aspartate) O-methyltransferase, translating into MKDTFKHKGLRQQLVNVLVNKGIKNEAVLKAIGNIPRHLFMDSGFLDHAYQDKAFPIAADQTISQPYTVAFQTELLQVKKEDKILEIGTGSGYQTAVLCELGAKVYSIERQLELFKKTNHFLPKLGYRAKKLIFGDGYKGLKEQAPFDSIIVTAGAPFVPKPLLSQLKIGGRLVIPVGDDVQIMTLFIRKDIKEFEQHEFGEFRFVPLLEDKN
- a CDS encoding Gfo/Idh/MocA family oxidoreductase, which produces MLKAGVLGAGHLGKIHLRLLKQSDKYELVGFYDADENNGKKVEAEFGYKFFNSIDALIDAVDMVDIVTPTLSHYDCAKKAIAKGKHIFIEKPITNTVEEAEHIRELLAENNLRGQVGHVERFNPAYLAVKDEIKSPMFIESHRLAEFNPRGTDVPVVLDLMIHDIDIILSVVKSKVKNISASGVAVISNSPDIANARIEFENGCVANLTASRISLKKMRKARFFQKDAYISVDFLDKKCEVVKMKDAPESPGDFDMVLQNAEGDKKQIYFDNPHVANNNSILDELEAFADAINTNTSPVVTLQDGTEALRVATQIINCFDPILNPSQKEGNSNE